From a single Natronorubrum tibetense GA33 genomic region:
- a CDS encoding zinc-binding dehydrogenase: MRAAAFTDLIGPDGVSVINQSEPDPGPDEAVVDVEASAINRHDLWILEGDSAMVDAADLPFVTGLDVAGVVSETGDEVRGVEPGDRVVLCPNETCGACRFCSEGPENTCERFSLYHGGLAERARVQADRLIVLPDEVDTTAAAALPTAYMTAYHMLRRADVGPGDLVFVPGATGGVGVATIQLADLLGARTIGTSSSETKLERVQELGLDHAIQTTNVDEIQDAVADIGDPDAVINHLGGEYTKLGQHVLARGGTMVICGRTAGNESTIDVTNLFLGHKRVVGSTMGTQDDLRRLVELTASGELSPEIDRTFALEETGDAFATMQDRESVGKLVVQP; encoded by the coding sequence ATGCGAGCCGCAGCCTTCACCGATCTGATCGGCCCGGACGGCGTGAGCGTGATCAACCAGTCGGAGCCCGACCCCGGCCCGGACGAGGCCGTTGTCGACGTCGAAGCGAGCGCGATCAACCGCCACGACCTGTGGATTCTCGAGGGCGACTCGGCGATGGTCGACGCGGCCGACCTCCCGTTCGTCACGGGGTTGGACGTCGCGGGCGTCGTCAGCGAGACTGGTGACGAGGTCCGCGGTGTCGAACCGGGCGACAGGGTCGTGCTCTGTCCGAACGAGACCTGCGGCGCCTGTCGGTTCTGCAGCGAGGGTCCCGAGAACACGTGCGAGCGATTCTCACTGTACCACGGTGGCCTGGCCGAGCGGGCTCGAGTCCAGGCCGATCGACTCATCGTCTTGCCGGACGAGGTCGATACGACCGCGGCCGCCGCGCTGCCCACGGCGTACATGACCGCCTATCACATGCTCCGGCGGGCCGACGTCGGCCCGGGCGATCTGGTCTTCGTTCCCGGCGCGACGGGTGGAGTTGGCGTTGCGACTATTCAGTTGGCCGACCTTCTCGGTGCACGAACGATCGGGACCTCGTCGTCGGAGACGAAACTCGAGCGCGTTCAGGAACTCGGCCTCGACCACGCGATTCAGACGACCAACGTGGACGAGATTCAGGATGCCGTGGCCGATATCGGCGATCCCGACGCGGTCATCAACCACCTCGGCGGCGAGTACACGAAACTCGGCCAGCACGTACTGGCCCGCGGCGGGACGATGGTGATCTGTGGCCGCACAGCCGGCAACGAGTCGACGATCGACGTTACGAATCTGTTCCTCGGACACAAGCGCGTCGTCGGTTCGACGATGGGAACCCAGGACGATCTGCGACGACTCGTCGAGTTGACCGCTTCAGGAGAGCTATCGCCGGAGATCGACCGGACGTTCGCACTCGAGGAGACCGGCGACGCCTTCGCGACGATGCAGGACCGCGAGAGCGTCGGCAAACTGGTCGTCCAACCGTAG
- a CDS encoding DUF7535 family protein, producing the protein MTRVSESTGYGPNTQMSLFGYIMAAVLVMIALPLLPVIVPAYLIWRVFSADKPEHSFETWRKERGRPPSSS; encoded by the coding sequence ATGACACGGGTAAGCGAGTCGACGGGCTACGGACCGAACACCCAGATGTCCCTGTTCGGGTACATCATGGCGGCGGTTCTCGTGATGATTGCGCTACCGTTGCTTCCGGTGATCGTTCCCGCGTATCTCATCTGGCGAGTGTTCTCCGCCGACAAACCCGAGCACAGCTTCGAGACGTGGCGAAAGGAGCGGGGGCGACCGCCGAGCAGTTCGTAA
- a CDS encoding DNA methyltransferase, which translates to MAEDGDRHRQSRLFTDDDGGFDAERARDESLPVEDGELIDTDELADHQRYVEGRGIYDERNRVNDLTGKEWKYATKSVIAESYPPDVQHDLRSEHGGQKPPRLCADLIERFSKAGDTVLDPFAGVGGTLLGASFCEHEGTGLREAIGFEQTRRWIEIYETVLERENEERRSRGEPPLSEQDVRHGDCADLIGEIPDDSVDLLLTDVPYWNMDELEQTRNERATRESKLGAFDADEDAGSAGNAEDTENVAERADDAASDESDTQSKAEWLADMAEKFDRFADAVAPDGHLVVFIGDMYREQSYEFLSADLAQAIESTAPVTLAANLIWYDPTKDLHVYGYPFSFVPSMVHQNVLVFRPNS; encoded by the coding sequence ATGGCAGAGGACGGGGACCGGCACCGACAGAGTCGCCTGTTCACGGACGACGACGGGGGATTCGACGCCGAACGCGCTCGAGACGAGTCGCTCCCGGTCGAGGACGGCGAACTGATCGATACTGACGAACTCGCCGATCACCAGCGCTACGTCGAGGGACGTGGGATCTACGACGAGCGTAATCGGGTCAACGACCTCACGGGCAAGGAGTGGAAGTACGCGACGAAGTCCGTGATTGCGGAGAGCTATCCGCCCGACGTCCAACACGACCTGCGGAGCGAACACGGCGGCCAGAAGCCACCGCGACTCTGTGCCGACCTGATCGAGCGGTTCAGCAAGGCCGGCGACACCGTCCTCGACCCGTTCGCCGGCGTTGGTGGGACGCTGCTCGGGGCGAGTTTCTGTGAGCACGAAGGGACGGGCCTGCGCGAGGCGATCGGTTTCGAGCAGACCCGTCGCTGGATCGAGATCTACGAGACGGTCCTCGAGCGCGAGAACGAGGAACGGCGGAGCCGCGGGGAACCGCCGCTTTCCGAACAGGACGTGCGCCACGGCGACTGTGCGGACCTGATCGGGGAGATTCCGGACGACTCGGTCGACCTGCTTCTGACCGACGTTCCCTACTGGAACATGGACGAACTCGAGCAGACCCGAAACGAGCGCGCAACCCGGGAGAGCAAACTCGGTGCGTTCGACGCGGACGAAGACGCCGGAAGCGCCGGAAACGCCGAAGACACCGAAAACGTCGCCGAAAGAGCCGACGACGCAGCGAGCGACGAATCGGACACGCAGTCCAAAGCCGAGTGGCTGGCCGACATGGCCGAGAAGTTCGACCGATTTGCCGACGCTGTCGCGCCCGATGGCCACCTCGTCGTCTTCATCGGCGACATGTACCGCGAGCAGTCCTACGAGTTCCTCTCGGCCGATCTCGCGCAGGCGATCGAGTCGACGGCACCGGTGACACTCGCGGCGAACCTCATCTGGTACGACCCGACGAAGGACCTCCACGTCTACGGCTATCCGTTCTCGTTCGTCCCGTCGATGGTCCACCAGAACGTCCTCGTCTTCCGACCGAATAGCTGA
- a CDS encoding SDR family NAD(P)-dependent oxidoreductase, giving the protein MLENTTAFVTGASQGLGREIAVAFADAGANVALAARGDGIYETEELIDAPERTLAVETDVTNSDSVADAIEATVNEFGGLDCLVNNAGIAGPTAPVERTTDEDWLETLDVNVVGIARAVREASPHLRESDHGSIVNLSSIGGKRPYPNRTPYAASKMGVIGLTRALAFEFAEDDVTANAICPGPVEGERIRSVFERQADERGIEFEEAKGEVLDNLAIRELVPPEEVAALAIQLASPDARHVTGQDINVSSGGAWY; this is encoded by the coding sequence ATGCTGGAGAATACCACAGCGTTCGTCACCGGTGCGAGTCAGGGATTGGGTCGCGAAATCGCCGTCGCGTTCGCCGACGCGGGTGCGAACGTCGCACTCGCGGCCCGTGGCGACGGGATCTACGAGACCGAGGAATTGATCGACGCACCCGAACGAACGCTGGCGGTCGAAACGGACGTCACGAACTCCGACTCCGTCGCCGACGCCATCGAGGCCACCGTCAACGAGTTCGGCGGACTGGACTGTCTGGTGAACAACGCCGGCATCGCCGGACCGACCGCCCCCGTCGAGCGAACGACCGACGAAGACTGGCTCGAGACGCTCGACGTGAACGTCGTCGGTATCGCTCGAGCGGTTCGGGAAGCCTCGCCACACCTCCGCGAGTCCGATCACGGCAGCATCGTCAACCTCTCTTCGATCGGCGGCAAACGGCCCTACCCCAATCGGACGCCCTACGCGGCCTCGAAGATGGGCGTCATCGGGCTGACGCGCGCACTGGCCTTCGAGTTCGCCGAAGACGACGTCACGGCGAACGCGATCTGTCCCGGTCCGGTCGAGGGCGAGCGCATCCGGAGCGTCTTCGAGCGACAGGCCGACGAACGAGGGATCGAGTTCGAGGAGGCCAAAGGCGAAGTGCTCGACAATCTCGCGATCCGCGAACTGGTTCCGCCCGAAGAGGTCGCCGCACTGGCTATCCAGCTCGCGAGTCCGGACGCCCGTCACGTGACGGGCCAAGACATCAACGTCTCCTCCGGCGGCGCCTGGTACTGA
- a CDS encoding DUF7513 family protein has protein sequence MSVFKKYLKGWTFRSTNPSFDVGDEISVFVSETNGTDAGLAYVGDTRLIIDGAGPETVEKRVRLRVTEFDEAESTGRGEFLEVVGESSYTQ, from the coding sequence ATGAGTGTCTTCAAAAAGTATCTCAAAGGATGGACGTTCCGGAGTACCAACCCGTCGTTCGACGTGGGCGACGAGATTAGCGTGTTCGTCTCCGAGACGAACGGTACCGACGCGGGACTGGCCTACGTCGGTGACACGCGACTGATCATCGATGGTGCCGGTCCGGAGACCGTCGAGAAGCGCGTCCGACTCCGGGTGACCGAGTTCGACGAGGCGGAGTCGACCGGACGCGGCGAGTTCCTCGAGGTCGTCGGCGAGAGTTCCTACACGCAGTAA
- a CDS encoding SHOCT domain-containing protein: MGNRLREFVAEDFWLLIGIVTFALISLAGLAGLEALAGAITILGWFLLTPLFLFWGEEIAALYFGDEETIPDTDDTEMDALEDLKRRYAAGEIDDDEFEHRLERLVAVDELPDDVFAAESSTKADAGGSSGETDATGDRHEREYDLE, translated from the coding sequence ATGGGGAACAGGCTCCGTGAGTTCGTCGCCGAGGATTTCTGGCTGCTGATCGGGATCGTCACCTTTGCGCTGATCAGTCTCGCCGGACTCGCCGGACTCGAGGCGCTCGCCGGCGCGATCACGATACTCGGCTGGTTCCTGCTGACGCCGCTGTTCCTGTTCTGGGGTGAGGAGATCGCCGCGCTGTACTTCGGTGATGAAGAGACGATTCCGGATACGGACGACACCGAAATGGACGCGCTCGAGGACCTCAAGCGCCGCTACGCGGCGGGCGAAATCGACGACGACGAGTTCGAGCACCGCCTCGAGCGACTGGTGGCAGTCGACGAACTTCCCGACGACGTGTTCGCCGCCGAATCGTCCACGAAGGCGGACGCCGGAGGGTCGTCCGGGGAAACGGACGCCACAGGCGATCGACACGAGCGCGAGTACGACCTGGAGTGA
- a CDS encoding NAD-dependent epimerase/dehydratase family protein — protein sequence MTDIAITGASGRVGREAIEALSDANLTLFSHSEAEDLDTTPIDVADRETFVDALEGQDVLIHLAANPNPRAEWDEVSGPNVDGVYNAYAAAAENDVKRVVFASSNHAVNMKNTVSPIRPESTVGKPEIVRPDDEMDPDTYYGVTKAFGEAMGHYYANRHGIDVVNLRIGWLLSEDELEQEVADRDGAGERFARAMWLSDGDCRRVIEAAATASLESNPTTAHGISDNSERFLSLSETMLELGYRPQDDSADVLGD from the coding sequence ATGACCGATATCGCCATCACTGGCGCGTCAGGACGGGTGGGACGGGAGGCTATCGAGGCGCTCTCCGACGCGAATCTCACGCTTTTTTCCCACAGCGAGGCCGAGGATCTGGACACCACGCCGATAGACGTCGCGGACCGCGAGACGTTCGTCGACGCCCTCGAGGGCCAGGACGTCTTGATTCACCTCGCGGCCAACCCGAACCCGCGGGCGGAGTGGGACGAGGTTTCGGGACCGAACGTCGACGGAGTGTACAACGCCTACGCGGCCGCGGCGGAAAACGACGTAAAGCGGGTCGTCTTCGCGAGTTCGAACCACGCGGTGAACATGAAAAACACCGTCTCGCCGATCCGGCCGGAGTCGACGGTCGGCAAGCCCGAGATCGTCCGGCCCGACGACGAGATGGATCCCGACACCTACTACGGCGTGACGAAGGCATTCGGGGAGGCGATGGGCCACTACTACGCCAACCGCCACGGGATCGACGTGGTGAACCTGCGGATCGGCTGGCTGCTCTCGGAGGACGAACTCGAGCAGGAAGTCGCCGATCGGGACGGCGCGGGCGAGCGCTTCGCCCGCGCGATGTGGCTCAGTGACGGCGACTGCCGGCGGGTGATCGAGGCCGCGGCGACGGCGAGCCTCGAGTCGAATCCGACGACGGCCCACGGCATCTCGGACAACTCCGAGCGGTTCCTTTCGCTGTCGGAGACGATGCTCGAGTTGGGCTATCGGCCCCAAGACGACTCGGCGGACGTATTGGGAGACTGA
- a CDS encoding Na+/H+ antiporter NhaC family protein — MSGVSDDSADDDPTDAFVQGTDDDDPRITFYGGRGMSAFPIAFFIVWAVAQTALWRISDTGGLIVGILIGLIVGMFFVRGNWKSYANTIFEGMTQPVAVTAIVAWIWAGMFAEVLQDGGFVDGLVWFADIAGIGATLFPAITFVLAALFTTGIGTGYGAAIAFVTLFFPAGILLGANPVLLFGAILSGAIFGDNLAPVSDTTIVSAVTQDSDIGGVVASRFKYVIIAALIAFVGYVVAGQFMSGLEIAGDAQEILVAQSEPIGLIHLVSMGIVIGAAVAGRHIVEAISWGIVSAIAFSLVLGLMSVGDIVTFNAPQDAPVAEPLEFLPFLTIVDNPDAVGVGGSLINGAAGFFELAILVLLIIAAAQIMIRGGAFQAILDWSIENLATNVRNAELTMVGSAALINAVITINTAAEVAIGPYISKIGERFNLNGYRRANILDGQTAALGYIFPWSGGVLAGYTAMQDLPDAYDWFDTGMLVTPIDVVPFVFQGWLLVAVFVVAAITGFGREYVTDRETEEVARI, encoded by the coding sequence ATGAGTGGTGTCAGTGATGATTCAGCTGATGACGATCCGACGGACGCATTCGTCCAAGGAACGGACGATGATGACCCACGAATAACGTTTTACGGCGGTCGCGGGATGAGCGCGTTCCCGATCGCCTTTTTCATCGTCTGGGCCGTCGCACAGACGGCGCTCTGGCGGATTTCCGACACCGGCGGACTGATCGTCGGTATCCTGATCGGCCTCATCGTCGGGATGTTCTTCGTCCGCGGGAACTGGAAATCGTACGCGAACACCATCTTCGAGGGGATGACCCAGCCCGTCGCGGTGACGGCAATCGTCGCCTGGATCTGGGCGGGAATGTTCGCTGAAGTGTTACAGGACGGCGGCTTCGTCGACGGACTGGTTTGGTTCGCCGACATCGCGGGGATCGGTGCGACCCTCTTCCCGGCGATCACCTTCGTCCTCGCAGCGCTGTTCACGACGGGAATCGGGACCGGATACGGCGCGGCCATCGCGTTCGTCACGCTGTTTTTCCCGGCGGGCATCCTGCTCGGCGCGAACCCGGTCTTGCTGTTCGGCGCGATCCTGTCGGGTGCGATCTTCGGCGACAACCTCGCGCCGGTCAGCGACACGACGATCGTCAGCGCCGTCACGCAGGACTCTGACATCGGTGGCGTCGTCGCGTCGCGATTCAAGTACGTGATAATCGCTGCGCTCATCGCGTTCGTCGGCTACGTCGTCGCCGGACAGTTCATGAGCGGGCTCGAGATCGCCGGTGATGCCCAGGAGATTCTGGTCGCCCAGAGCGAACCCATCGGTCTGATCCATCTCGTCTCGATGGGGATCGTCATCGGTGCCGCAGTCGCCGGCCGGCACATCGTCGAAGCGATCTCGTGGGGGATCGTCTCCGCGATCGCGTTCAGCCTCGTGCTGGGGCTGATGAGCGTCGGCGACATCGTGACCTTCAACGCGCCCCAGGACGCACCGGTGGCCGAACCGCTCGAGTTCCTCCCGTTTCTCACCATCGTCGACAACCCTGACGCGGTCGGCGTCGGCGGGAGCCTGATCAACGGCGCGGCGGGCTTCTTCGAACTCGCGATTCTCGTCCTGTTGATCATCGCGGCGGCACAGATCATGATCCGGGGCGGCGCGTTCCAGGCGATCCTGGACTGGTCGATCGAGAACCTCGCGACGAACGTCCGAAACGCCGAACTCACGATGGTCGGCTCCGCGGCGCTGATCAACGCCGTCATCACGATCAACACGGCCGCCGAGGTCGCGATCGGGCCCTACATCTCGAAGATCGGCGAACGGTTCAACCTGAACGGCTACCGTCGAGCGAACATCTTAGACGGACAGACCGCCGCGCTCGGCTACATCTTCCCGTGGTCCGGCGGCGTCCTCGCGGGCTATACCGCGATGCAGGATCTGCCCGACGCGTACGACTGGTTCGACACGGGCATGCTCGTCACGCCGATCGACGTCGTCCCGTTCGTCTTCCAGGGCTGGCTGCTGGTCGCGGTGTTCGTCGTCGCGGCGATCACCGGCTTCGGCCGCGAGTACGTTACCGACCGCGAAACTGAGGAGGTGGCACGAATATGA
- a CDS encoding HD domain-containing protein, with product MTTIKDSVHDHIRVDGVARALLDTPAVQRLRNIRQLGTVSLVYPSANHTRFEHSLGVYHLACEALDNLGIDGQQAERVHAAALLHDVGHGPFSHNLEAVTHRRTGRYHDDVHSLLAEGDVGDVLRSHDLEPAAVADLVAGEGRFGQLVSGELDVDRMDYLVRDAHHTGVPYGTIDHGRLVRELTFTDGELVLDEGNVQAAESLLVARALMNPTVYSHSVARLTKAMLRRASERLLESPDTDVDAGTLQRMDDHDLIVALRTCTETSEFSRRLDQRDLYKRAVWAEIDDVPGGIIESEHESIREFEREVADTADVDPECVILDVPGRPSMKESTTRVLVNGDIRRLGQQSPLVEALRAAQYSQWRLGVYSPPEMRERVGRAAVDVLGLDIEGALVREVRNGLDSTLDQFVD from the coding sequence ATGACCACGATCAAGGACAGCGTCCACGATCATATCCGGGTCGACGGCGTGGCCCGTGCCCTCCTCGATACGCCCGCCGTCCAACGACTTCGGAATATTCGCCAACTCGGTACCGTCTCGCTGGTCTACCCCTCCGCCAACCACACCCGGTTCGAACACAGTCTCGGCGTCTACCACCTCGCCTGTGAAGCCCTCGATAACCTCGGCATCGACGGCCAACAGGCCGAACGCGTCCACGCCGCGGCGCTCCTTCACGACGTCGGCCACGGCCCGTTCAGCCACAATCTCGAGGCGGTCACTCACCGACGAACGGGCCGCTATCACGATGATGTCCACAGCCTGTTGGCGGAGGGTGATGTTGGCGACGTCCTTCGGAGCCACGACCTCGAGCCGGCGGCAGTCGCGGACCTCGTCGCGGGCGAGGGGCGGTTCGGACAGCTCGTCTCGGGCGAACTGGACGTCGACCGGATGGACTACCTGGTGCGAGACGCCCACCATACGGGCGTTCCCTACGGTACCATCGATCACGGCCGGCTCGTCCGCGAACTCACCTTTACCGACGGCGAACTCGTCCTGGACGAGGGGAACGTCCAGGCCGCCGAGAGCCTGCTGGTCGCCCGGGCACTGATGAACCCGACCGTCTACAGCCACAGCGTCGCCAGACTCACCAAGGCGATGCTCCGGCGGGCGAGCGAACGGTTGCTCGAGTCCCCCGACACCGATGTCGACGCCGGAACGCTCCAGCGGATGGACGATCACGACCTGATCGTCGCCCTGCGGACCTGTACGGAGACGAGCGAGTTCTCGCGACGGTTAGACCAGCGAGATCTGTACAAACGAGCGGTGTGGGCGGAGATAGATGACGTTCCAGGCGGGATCATCGAGTCCGAGCACGAGTCGATCCGGGAGTTCGAACGTGAGGTCGCCGATACGGCGGATGTCGATCCGGAGTGCGTGATCCTCGATGTTCCCGGACGGCCGTCGATGAAGGAGTCGACGACGCGCGTGCTGGTCAACGGCGACATTCGTCGGCTGGGCCAGCAGTCGCCGCTCGTCGAGGCGCTGCGAGCCGCCCAGTACTCCCAGTGGCGACTCGGCGTCTACTCGCCACCGGAGATGCGCGAACGGGTCGGCCGAGCGGCCGTCGACGTGCTGGGGCTGGATATCGAGGGCGCGCTCGTGCGGGAGGTTCGAAACGGACTGGACTCGACGCTCGATCAGTTCGTCGACTGA
- a CDS encoding glutathione S-transferase family protein encodes MNMLVDGEWRTNAGEYTDDDGSFERQETTFRDRVRDDPDARFRAEAGRYHLYVSYACPWAHRTLVVRALKGLEDAISVSVVDPYRDEDGWQFTPDKEGCTRDPVLDADYLRELYVEADSDVTGRVSVPVLWDTQEGTIVNNESREIMRMLDTEFGEIADRDVDLYPDGYRDDVDRIIDEIYEPINNGVYRAGFATKQGPYDDAVDDLFAALDHWDDVLADQRYLAGDRLTEADIAMFTTLVRFDNVYHTHFMCNVQYVREYENLWPYLRDLYQTPGVAETVNMDHIKEHYYTTHPDVNPNRIVARGPDLAFGAPHDRDELPGGPPSALAGVSADD; translated from the coding sequence ATGAACATGCTCGTCGACGGCGAGTGGCGCACGAATGCCGGGGAGTACACCGACGACGACGGCTCGTTCGAACGCCAGGAGACGACGTTTCGCGACCGGGTCCGCGACGATCCGGACGCCCGGTTCCGGGCCGAAGCGGGCCGGTACCACCTCTACGTCTCTTACGCATGCCCGTGGGCGCACCGAACGCTCGTGGTCCGGGCGCTGAAGGGGCTCGAGGACGCCATCTCCGTCTCGGTCGTCGACCCCTACCGCGACGAGGACGGCTGGCAGTTTACCCCGGACAAAGAGGGGTGTACGCGCGATCCCGTCCTCGACGCTGACTACCTCCGAGAGCTGTACGTCGAGGCCGACTCGGACGTCACCGGTCGCGTCTCGGTGCCCGTCCTCTGGGACACGCAGGAAGGCACGATCGTCAACAACGAGTCCAGGGAGATCATGCGGATGCTCGACACCGAGTTCGGGGAGATCGCCGACCGAGACGTCGATCTCTACCCGGACGGGTATCGGGACGACGTGGACCGAATCATCGACGAGATCTACGAGCCGATCAACAATGGCGTCTACCGGGCGGGCTTCGCGACGAAACAGGGACCCTACGACGATGCGGTCGACGACCTGTTCGCCGCGCTCGATCACTGGGACGACGTGCTGGCGGACCAGCGGTATCTCGCCGGAGACCGGCTGACGGAAGCCGATATCGCGATGTTCACGACGCTCGTCCGATTCGATAACGTCTACCACACGCACTTTATGTGTAACGTCCAGTACGTCCGCGAGTACGAGAACCTCTGGCCGTACCTGCGCGACCTCTACCAAACGCCGGGCGTTGCAGAGACGGTGAACATGGACCACATCAAAGAACACTACTACACGACCCATCCCGACGTGAACCCCAATCGGATCGTCGCTCGAGGCCCGGATCTCGCGTTCGGGGCCCCACACGATCGCGACGAACTGCCGGGCGGCCCGCCGTCGGCGCTGGCCGGCGTGAGTGCGGACGACTGA
- a CDS encoding calcium/sodium antiporter, which yields MGVLESVALLVVGTIALWLGATWLVAAASRLAESVGISPLVVGLTVVAFGTSAPEIAVSTTAALEGQSDVAVGNVVGSNVFNLGVILGIVALLAPFRVTTTLLRRDALVMAGATVIAALVLADQSVSRLEGALLLVLLFGYLGALGMAIRRSSASDSSTEAGDSDGGTAIEEVEEIDSPEIEAIGGTGDENGAVTDETATAEDSVRLGREGLRLLLGLALVVLGGRILVVSATTITLSFGISPWLVGVTIVAAGTSLPELVTAVVATRRGGVAIAAGNIIGSNVFNLLGVLGLAAVVRPMTVDPAVFPGVIWLVALTVVATGLLATGRRVTRLEGGLLVAIGSSYWVVTAAG from the coding sequence ATGGGAGTCCTCGAGAGCGTCGCACTGTTGGTCGTCGGTACGATCGCCCTTTGGCTCGGGGCCACGTGGCTCGTCGCGGCCGCCTCGAGGCTCGCCGAGTCGGTCGGGATCTCGCCGCTCGTCGTCGGTCTCACCGTCGTCGCCTTCGGCACCTCCGCGCCGGAGATCGCCGTCTCGACGACCGCCGCACTCGAGGGCCAGAGCGACGTCGCGGTCGGCAACGTCGTCGGTTCGAACGTGTTCAACCTGGGCGTGATCCTCGGGATCGTCGCCCTCCTCGCCCCGTTCCGGGTCACGACGACGCTGCTCCGCCGCGACGCGCTCGTGATGGCCGGTGCGACCGTTATCGCCGCGCTGGTGCTGGCGGATCAATCGGTGTCGCGACTCGAGGGCGCGCTCCTCCTCGTCCTTTTGTTCGGCTATCTCGGGGCGCTCGGGATGGCGATCCGGCGGTCGTCGGCTTCGGACTCGAGTACGGAGGCAGGTGATTCAGACGGTGGGACGGCGATCGAGGAAGTCGAGGAAATCGACAGTCCCGAGATCGAAGCGATCGGTGGAACGGGGGACGAGAACGGTGCCGTCACCGACGAGACCGCTACGGCCGAGGATTCCGTTCGCCTCGGTCGCGAGGGGCTCCGGCTGCTCCTCGGCCTCGCGCTGGTCGTCCTCGGCGGTCGCATCCTGGTCGTCTCGGCCACGACAATCACACTCTCGTTCGGGATCTCGCCGTGGCTCGTCGGCGTGACGATCGTCGCCGCCGGCACCTCGTTGCCGGAACTCGTCACGGCGGTCGTCGCGACGCGGCGGGGCGGGGTCGCCATCGCCGCGGGCAACATCATCGGCTCGAACGTGTTCAACTTGCTCGGCGTGCTCGGCCTTGCGGCAGTCGTGCGTCCCATGACCGTCGATCCCGCCGTCTTCCCCGGCGTCATCTGGCTAGTCGCTCTGACCGTCGTCGCGACGGGGCTGCTCGCGACCGGGAGGCGCGTGACGCGCCTCGAGGGTGGCCTCCTCGTCGCCATCGGCTCGAGTTACTGGGTCGTGACTGCCGCGGGCTGA
- a CDS encoding Gfo/Idh/MocA family protein, translating to MSLEVGVLGYRFMGKAHANAMARLPMFFPDAPEIERSVLVGRDEAALTDAADRLGFDSIATDWTEVVDDVDAFYNLGPNHVHAEPSIAALEAGTPVFCEKPLAPTLEDAETMAEAARDAGSDVPAGCAFNYRFVPAIRYAKRLLEAGELGEIHHVRGRYLQDWLVDPEAPWSWRNDEELAGSGALGDLGAHTVDLLRFLVGDDDLAGEMVGVSGHLQTFVDERPVPDSDESRPVTVDDAYSAQVEFENGAMGTLEASRFATGHKNDHTVEIHGSEGSLRFSLERLNELEVLRTDENRGYETILVTDADDPYVDHWWPPGHVLGWEHTFVHENYEFLSAVESGGEFEPSFEDGLAAQHVLAAIEESDENREWVSLE from the coding sequence ATGTCACTCGAAGTCGGGGTTCTTGGCTATCGGTTCATGGGCAAAGCACACGCGAACGCGATGGCGCGGCTGCCGATGTTCTTCCCGGACGCACCGGAGATCGAGCGCAGCGTCCTCGTCGGCCGCGACGAGGCGGCGTTAACCGACGCGGCGGATCGACTCGGCTTCGACTCGATCGCGACGGACTGGACCGAGGTCGTCGACGACGTCGACGCCTTCTACAACCTCGGACCGAACCACGTCCACGCCGAGCCCTCGATCGCGGCGCTCGAGGCCGGCACGCCGGTCTTCTGTGAGAAACCGCTCGCGCCGACGCTCGAGGACGCCGAAACGATGGCCGAAGCGGCCCGAGACGCCGGGAGCGACGTGCCCGCCGGTTGTGCGTTCAACTATCGGTTCGTCCCCGCGATTCGGTACGCGAAACGGCTGCTCGAGGCGGGCGAACTGGGCGAGATACACCACGTCCGCGGACGGTACCTGCAGGACTGGCTGGTCGACCCCGAGGCCCCGTGGTCGTGGCGCAACGACGAGGAACTGGCTGGCTCGGGCGCGCTCGGCGACCTCGGCGCGCACACGGTCGATCTGCTCCGATTCCTGGTCGGCGACGACGACCTCGCCGGCGAGATGGTCGGCGTCAGCGGCCACCTGCAGACGTTCGTCGACGAGCGGCCGGTTCCGGATTCGGACGAGTCGCGACCCGTCACCGTCGACGACGCCTACTCCGCGCAGGTCGAGTTCGAAAACGGTGCGATGGGGACGCTCGAGGCCTCGCGCTTTGCTACCGGCCACAAAAACGACCACACTGTCGAAATCCACGGCTCAGAGGGCAGCCTCCGGTTCTCTCTCGAGCGACTGAACGAGCTCGAGGTCCTCCGGACGGACGAGAACCGCGGCTACGAGACGATTCTGGTCACCGACGCGGACGACCCCTACGTCGACCACTGGTGGCCGCCGGGCCACGTGCTGGGCTGGGAGCACACCTTCGTCCACGAGAACTACGAGTTCCTGAGCGCAGTCGAGAGCGGTGGCGAGTTCGAGCCGAGCTTCGAGGACGGCCTCGCTGCCCAGCACGTGCTCGCAGCCATCGAGGAGAGCGACGAGAATCGGGAGTGGGTCTCGCTCGAGTAG